A region from the Bactrocera dorsalis isolate Fly_Bdor chromosome 1, ASM2337382v1, whole genome shotgun sequence genome encodes:
- the LOC105231118 gene encoding uncharacterized protein LOC105231118 isoform X3 — protein sequence MSVKLICLLALFTLCATVIITEARGGGRGRGGSLGSAFYRRSHKKHASSGNGGSRRKIITGSPVHTSYTNSMFAAEGVDEKFAKHRSRHRSKHHKSTSSHSSSSDHSSSNSHSSSSSHKSSTHTDSHVSHKSHSTLGSESRHNTNNWYGLGSGVSHHNTHAASPHISHNWGGHQLPAGHVYVTQPSSIPVNAVYYAQPPRHTNTDDSTDFALGYLVGRSMTRRRHHHHHYEQQPQPQPNNQTEASKVIVVNNMNPAVVPHSTEQPHYWPTDSEISLAPLNNTLIPNGVTSSEPIFKSPPIVSAQTLTTAGNATFELPTATAPPPETPPTNGIICMPWSFNETDPTRPDTVVVVQKTICFPAPPAPPAPPTTTMAPIAGDISAEVARIIKEALA from the exons ATGTCAGTCAAATTAATTTGCCTTCTAGCGCTTTTTACACTGTGTGCGACTGTTATCATTACGGAGGCACGCGGAGGTGGCCGCGGCCGTGGCGGTTCATTAG GTTCCGCCTTCTACAGGCGCTCGCACAAAAAGCATGCTTCCTCAGGTAATGGTGGCTCACGACGGAAAATTATCACCGGCTCACCAGTACACACCTCCTACACGAACTCAATGTTTGCAGCGGAAGGCGTGGATGAGAAGTTTGCCAAACATCGATCGCGACACCGTAGCAAACATCACAAAAGTACGAGCAGCCACAGCAGCTCCAGCGACCACAGCAGCTCCAACAGCCACAGCAGCTCCAGCAGCCACAAAAGTTCGACACACACAGATTCACACGTTAGTCACAAGAGTCACAGCACTTTAGGCTCAGAGAGTCGGCATAATACGAACAACTGGTATGGCTTAGGTTCGGGAGTTTCGCATCACAACACTCATGCTGCCAGTCCTCATATATCCCACAACTGGGGTGGCCACCAATTGCCAGCTGGTCATGTCTACGTTACGCAACCGTCCAGCATTCCAGTCAACGCCGTGTACTATGCACAGCCACCAAGGCACACCAATACTGATG ATTCAACAGATTTTGCTTTGGGCTACCTTGTGGGTCGAAGTATGACACGCCGTcgtcaccaccaccaccactatGAACAACAACCGCAACCACAGCCCAATAATCAGACGGAAGCATCAAAAGTTATCGTCGTAAACAATATGAATCCAGCAGTTGTACCCCACTCTACAGAGCAGCCGCACTATTGGCCCACTGACTCTGAAATATCGCTGGCACCGCTCAACAATACACTGATCCCAAATGGCGTTACGTCTTCTGAGCCCATATTTAAAAGTCCTCCAATCGTTAGCGCTCAGACGCTTACCACAGCCGGTAATGCAACATTCGAACTTCCAACAGCCACAGCGCCACCGCCGGAAACACCGCCCACCAATGGCATTATCTGTATGCCATGGAGCTTCAATGAAACTGATCCGACGAGACCGGATACTGTTGTTGTAGTACAGAAAACAATTTGCTTTCCGGCGCCTCCAGCGCCGCCTGCGCCACCCACCACCACCATGGCACCGATCGCGGGTGATATTAGTGCTGAAGTAGCAAGAATCATCAAAGAAGCCTTagcttaa
- the LOC105231118 gene encoding uncharacterized protein LOC105231118 isoform X1 → MSVKLICLLALFTLCATVIITEARGGGRGRGGSLGSAFYRRSHKKHASSGNGGSRRKIITGSPVSTSHTNSMFAAEGVDEKFAKHRSRHQSKHHKSTSSHSSSSEHSSSNSHKSSTHIDSHISHNSHSTLGLEGWHNTNNWYGLGLGVSHHNTHAANPYISHNWGGHQLPAGHVYVTQPSSIPVNAVYYAQPPRHTNTDDSTDFALGYLVGRSMTRRRHHHHHYEQQPEPQPNNQTESSKVIVINNMNPAVVAHSTEQPHNWPTDSEISLAPLNNTLILNGVTSSEPIFKNPPIVSAQTLTTADNATFELPTATAPPPETPPTNGIICMPWSFNETDPTKPDTVVVVQKTICFPAPPAPPAPPTTTMAPIAGDNIVDLSIYLKNFLDQFRHRLYL, encoded by the exons ATGTCAGTCAAATTAATTTGCCTTCTAGCGCTTTTTACACTGTGTGCGACTGTTATCATTACGGAGGCACGCGGAGGTGGCCGCGGCCGTGGCGGTTCATTAGGTTCCGCCTTCTACAGGCGCTCGCACAAAAAGCATGCTTCCTCAGGTAATGGTGGCTCACGACGGAAAATTATCACCGGCTCACCAGTATCCACCTCCCACACGAACTCAATGTTTGCAGCGGAAGGCGTGGATGAGAAGTTTGCCAAACATCGATCGCGACACCAAAGCAAACATCACAAAAGTACGAGCAGCCACAGCAGCTCCAGCGAACACAGCAGCTCCAACAGCCACAAAAGTTCAACTCACATAGATTCACACATTAGTCACAACAGTCATAGCACTTTAGGCTTAGAGGGTTGGCATAATACGAACAACTGGTATGGCTTAGGTTTGGGAGTTTCGCATCACAACACTCATGCTGCCAATCCTTATATATCCCACAACTGGGGTGGCCACCAATTGCCAGCTGGTCATGTCTACGTTACGCAACCATCCAGCATTCCAGTCAATGCCGTGTACTATGCACAGCCACCAAGACACACCAATACTGATG ATTCAACAGATTTTGCTTTGGGCTACCTTGTGGGTCGAAGTATGACGCGCCGTcgtcaccaccaccaccactacgAACAACAGCCCGAACCGCAACCCAATAATCAGACGGAATCATCAAAAGTTATCGTTATAAACAATATGAATCCAGCAGTTGTAGCCCATTCCACAGAGCAGCCACACAATTGGCCCACTGACTCTGAAATATCGCTGGCACCGCTCAATAACACACTAATTCTAAATGGCGTTACGTCTTCTGAGCCCATATTTAAAAATCCTCCCATAGTTAGCGCTCAGACGCTTACCACAGCCGATAATGCAACATTCGAACTTCCAACAGCCACAGCGCCACCGCCGGAAACACCGCCCACCAACGGCATTATCTGTATGCCATGGAGCTTCAATGAAACCGATCCGACGAAACCGGATACAGTTGTTGTAGTACAGAAAACAATTTGCTTTCCGGCGCCTCCAGCGCCGCCTGCGCCACCGACCACCACCATGGCACCGATCGCGGGTGATAATATTGTTGATCTATCTATATatctgaagaattttttagATCAGTTCAGACATAGACTATATCTATAG
- the LOC105231118 gene encoding uncharacterized protein LOC105231118 isoform X4 gives MSVKLICLLALFTLCATVIITEARGGGRGRGGSLGSAFYRRSHKKHASSGNGGSRRKIITGSPVSTSHTNSMFAAEGVDEKFAKHRSRHQSKHHKSTSSHSSSSEHSSSNSHKSSTHIDSHISHNSHSTLGLEGWHNTNNWYGLGLGVSHHNTHAANPYISHNWGGHQLPAGHVYVTQPSSIPVNAVYYAQPPRHTNTDDSTDFALGYLVGRSMTRRRHHHHHYEQQPQPQPNNQTEASKVIVVNNMNPAVVPHSTEQPHYWPTDSEISLAPLNNTLIPNGVTSSEPIFKSPPIVSAQTLTTAGNATFELPTATAPPPETPPTNGIICMPWSFNETDPTRPDTVVVVQKTICFPAPPAPPAPPTTTMAPIAGDISAEVARIIKEALA, from the exons ATGTCAGTCAAATTAATTTGCCTTCTAGCGCTTTTTACACTGTGTGCGACTGTTATCATTACGGAGGCACGCGGAGGTGGCCGCGGCCGTGGCGGTTCATTAGGTTCCGCCTTCTACAGGCGCTCGCACAAAAAGCATGCTTCCTCAGGTAATGGTGGCTCACGACGGAAAATTATCACCGGCTCACCAGTATCCACCTCCCACACGAACTCAATGTTTGCAGCGGAAGGCGTGGATGAGAAGTTTGCCAAACATCGATCGCGACACCAAAGCAAACATCACAAAAGTACGAGCAGCCACAGCAGCTCCAGCGAACACAGCAGCTCCAACAGCCACAAAAGTTCAACTCACATAGATTCACACATTAGTCACAACAGTCATAGCACTTTAGGCTTAGAGGGTTGGCATAATACGAACAACTGGTATGGCTTAGGTTTGGGAGTTTCGCATCACAACACTCATGCTGCCAATCCTTATATATCCCACAACTGGGGTGGCCACCAATTGCCAGCTGGTCATGTCTACGTTACGCAACCATCCAGCATTCCAGTCAATGCCGTGTACTATGCACAGCCACCAAGACACACCAATACTGATG ATTCAACAGATTTTGCTTTGGGCTACCTTGTGGGTCGAAGTATGACACGCCGTcgtcaccaccaccaccactatGAACAACAACCGCAACCACAGCCCAATAATCAGACGGAAGCATCAAAAGTTATCGTCGTAAACAATATGAATCCAGCAGTTGTACCCCACTCTACAGAGCAGCCGCACTATTGGCCCACTGACTCTGAAATATCGCTGGCACCGCTCAACAATACACTGATCCCAAATGGCGTTACGTCTTCTGAGCCCATATTTAAAAGTCCTCCAATCGTTAGCGCTCAGACGCTTACCACAGCCGGTAATGCAACATTCGAACTTCCAACAGCCACAGCGCCACCGCCGGAAACACCGCCCACCAATGGCATTATCTGTATGCCATGGAGCTTCAATGAAACTGATCCGACGAGACCGGATACTGTTGTTGTAGTACAGAAAACAATTTGCTTTCCGGCGCCTCCAGCGCCGCCTGCGCCACCCACCACCACCATGGCACCGATCGCGGGTGATATTAGTGCTGAAGTAGCAAGAATCATCAAAGAAGCCTTagcttaa
- the LOC105231118 gene encoding uncharacterized protein LOC105231118 isoform X2 — protein sequence MSVKLICLLALFTLCATVIITEARGGGRGRGGSLGSAFYRRSHKKHASSGNGGSRRKIITGSPVHTSYTNSMFAAEGVDEKFAKHRSRHRSKHHKSTSSHSSSSDHSSSNSHSSSSSHKSSTHTDSHVSHKSHSTLGSESRHNTNNWYGLGSGVSHHNTHAASPHISHNWGGHQLPAGHVYVTQPSSIPVNAVYYAQPPRHTNTDDSTDFALGYLVGRSMTRRRHHHHHYEQQPQPQPNNQTEASKVIVVNNMNPAVVPHSTEQPHYWPTDSEISLAPLNNTLIPNGVTSSEPIFKSPPIVSAQTLTTAGNATFELPTATAPPPETPPTNGIICMPWSFNETDPTRPDTVVVVQKTICFPAPPAPPAPPTTTMAPIAGDISAEVARIIKEALA from the exons ATGTCAGTCAAATTAATTTGCCTTCTAGCGCTTTTTACACTGTGTGCGACTGTTATCATTACGGAGGCACGCGGAGGTGGCCGCGGCCGTGGCGGTTCATTAGGTTCCGCCTTCTACAGGCGCTCGCACAAAAAGCATGCTTCCTCAG GTAATGGTGGCTCACGACGGAAAATTATCACCGGCTCACCAGTACACACCTCCTACACGAACTCAATGTTTGCAGCGGAAGGCGTGGATGAGAAGTTTGCCAAACATCGATCGCGACACCGTAGCAAACATCACAAAAGTACGAGCAGCCACAGCAGCTCCAGCGACCACAGCAGCTCCAACAGCCACAGCAGCTCCAGCAGCCACAAAAGTTCGACACACACAGATTCACACGTTAGTCACAAGAGTCACAGCACTTTAGGCTCAGAGAGTCGGCATAATACGAACAACTGGTATGGCTTAGGTTCGGGAGTTTCGCATCACAACACTCATGCTGCCAGTCCTCATATATCCCACAACTGGGGTGGCCACCAATTGCCAGCTGGTCATGTCTACGTTACGCAACCGTCCAGCATTCCAGTCAACGCCGTGTACTATGCACAGCCACCAAGGCACACCAATACTGATG ATTCAACAGATTTTGCTTTGGGCTACCTTGTGGGTCGAAGTATGACACGCCGTcgtcaccaccaccaccactatGAACAACAACCGCAACCACAGCCCAATAATCAGACGGAAGCATCAAAAGTTATCGTCGTAAACAATATGAATCCAGCAGTTGTACCCCACTCTACAGAGCAGCCGCACTATTGGCCCACTGACTCTGAAATATCGCTGGCACCGCTCAACAATACACTGATCCCAAATGGCGTTACGTCTTCTGAGCCCATATTTAAAAGTCCTCCAATCGTTAGCGCTCAGACGCTTACCACAGCCGGTAATGCAACATTCGAACTTCCAACAGCCACAGCGCCACCGCCGGAAACACCGCCCACCAATGGCATTATCTGTATGCCATGGAGCTTCAATGAAACTGATCCGACGAGACCGGATACTGTTGTTGTAGTACAGAAAACAATTTGCTTTCCGGCGCCTCCAGCGCCGCCTGCGCCACCCACCACCACCATGGCACCGATCGCGGGTGATATTAGTGCTGAAGTAGCAAGAATCATCAAAGAAGCCTTagcttaa